ATATGAGTGGTGCTTGCCTTGGCAAAACTCAGGCCTAAGGCGGGGCTTAAAAGCTTTACAATGACCCTGGgagactgattggttgcctgagtAAAATGATCCCAGCCCTGTGTCTTTATGACAATGGGATCCACAGTTTTGTCCAGTTTCGGCACCTCTTGAGCCCCAGGGGTACAACTTATACTGTGTATGTTCTGGCACAGCTTGCaagcctcttcaaatgtggtaaattttacaaatttaaatctgtACAAAATTCTTGCTCTGCACTAGAATCCGTCAAAGTTGACCTCTATGTTAAGTTTTCACCTTATAGAAAAGTTAAAGCACCCCTTTCCTGAATAAGCCACCTGATTCaatatctcaatatcaactgttcaaaggaaattactgtatattttggagACCTCTTTCATAGGTCTATGACAAACGGTACAGAACTAGTTATGCATCAAAGTTTGTACCGaggaataataattaaaaaaaaaattaaatagtttgcAAGATAATACAAGTGATGCTAATAATATTACGAACTGCACCCGTGTTCAAAATAAGATTATTAATATCATTGTATATACACCTCTTAATAcaaattttgctaaataaacCAGACGACACAAAGCTACTGATgtgtaaaaacatgcaaattcaaTTTGATAACCTGCAGTAAACTGATTTACAGTCTATATAGAAGGTactgcaaattaaataaaagaatgttCATCTTAAGTGTAGCATCTTTTGCACCAAATTCAAATGACTGGAATGTAACATAACGCCACCTGAAAATAGCTTTGGGAAGGTATTTTCATGCACAAATTAACACATCTGATGTAATAGTTGCAATATTTGCCTGTATCTCACATTAATGACAACCTTCCTACCCTGACTGTTCCAGATGACACCTGGGGATAGAGGATTGTGGGAAAACTTTTACAGGATGCATCCTCCTtcaatttttgtatattttgtatttaatgatTGCATtagtaaattaattataaaataaagctCTATTTTCATTCTTTTGCCATTCAAAAACAACTCCCAGCCAGGTTCCTGTTGTAACTCAtcaataattgtgtgtacagttcccacagacagatgcgtcacTTCCGAAAGCTGGCACCAAATTATCCAatgattttcaaggatcgggTGTCTCACTCGATGAATGCTCAGGGGAGCGGCTGCAGTGTGCTCCGAGCCGCCCCGGCCGGGATCGTTATGGTCCACGGATGTACAGcctttctttaaaacgtttgcattatttaaatgtttcactgcgggcaagagtctcatcactgtactgtgtttgtagttttctgtaaatgtcaatcggttttacgacttcattcacgagaaatttcatcacaactactgatttgacttgaacctTTCCTTTACAGGACTAGGCTAATTAAGtaattgtacagtttattttactagttaaatttaatttctttcgtatttctttttattaatatttattccttatatatagtttttattttccttttaagctcactggcggtcgtgaataaaatttgaatttgataattGTGCTTTCTTAATAACATTTGGTTTCTCAGCAACACTACCTTTTTTGGCTTTATTCACAAATtgatctatttattaatttaccaatCTATCTATCCTTCCATGTAGTTTCAAAAGAGAAGGTGATGTAGAATGATGGTTGCATCATAAATAATAGCAGGGGCCAACTTGTTTCACAGATAAAATGTAAccaataaatgaatattaaaccATAATGTTTAGTTATTGACTACTAATCTGACTGCAGTGGTATAAAAACTTCAGAATGTGTTAGCAAAATAATCAGCTTCATGGTGCTTTGTATCCGTCCACATTGCACCACGCCTTCGATCTTTATTTTCCTAAAAGGGCCACGCCTCTTTGTGTTTTATccctcattttatttattaatattcatcTTATGATCACCCCAAACATGTGCATGTGGGTGTGGAAAAGGTCTGTATGACATGTAGTGCATTTCTACAAAACGATATTTAcactttcaataaataaatggcGAGCGCTTCCTGGCCGAGCTTGCTTAAAATCAACATTGAGTCATGGCCTAAAAGATGAGCTGTGGGGCTCGTAAGGTGTGTTCCTGCTCTCGGATAAAAGCATTGAGACATTTTAGAAAGGAAATGGATGTTTGactacacaaaacacacacagacattaagCATCCGTCACCGGTAACATGCCCAACCTTTCTACTTCAATCAGATCTTTTTAAATTTCAAGGAGGGAGTTACAGCAAGAACAAATATAAAACACTGCCTTTAAAAACCTTATaccttttttcaattttatttaactttcatATTAACcttgaaaacatgaaaaaaagatacgGCTACTTTTTGTTGCAGCAGCGCTCCTACCATTTGCATCTGCGTTTCAGTTGTCTGGAAGATGTAcgaggggcgttcgagtcaatcctgtactttttattttgcagGACAGCAGAAGAtggttatgagagtaaaacttccctttatttctctacataatcccctactacactaatgcacttatcccagggtttcaATCAGACTTAagatgctttttgtttaaacagtaaAGAAATTATATGGTTTGAAGCTTGGTCGCAAATATGCATTTTGTCAAATTTCTTATCTTGTGGGCGTGGTTTCTTTTAGAATGACTGATAAAAATCATACACTATAGCCTTGACTAGCATTTTATCTTGATCTAAAGGGCATTTTGGAGTGATGTGTTAGACCGTActtaaacatcatcatcatcattacacaAACAGTGGTTCAGGGGaatataatgctgaaaaatgatGTCTCTCTTTCTAGTATAGTTCAAAAAGTGATGACAAAGAAGTTGATGAGTAAAGCTGATCTGTGACCTCACTAAGACcattcaagttttttttaaatcaacatcAAGTCTATATAAGTAATGTGTAGGTAAAGCTCTAATTCACTACTGCTCCTGTTTCCAGAGTGTTAAACACAGCAACGAAAGTATATACCGAAGGTGATGTAGCCGATGTTGTCTCCCACCGCGGCGTCCGTGTCCTTCAGCTCCAGAGGAGGCTCTCGGTGGTTGAACAGCACTTGAGGAGCTGTGTGACTCGCACGCCGGCCCTCCTTAAACTCCTGCAAGGAAACAAACCACCACGTGTATCAGCTTTAGTACGTCAATAAGCTCCCTCGTCACACAGAAAAGACAAAAgcgctccattttttttcttaggtaAGAAATCAAGACTTTGTGCCTCCAAGTGGAAGGTAGTGTTTACATCCATGGAAGGAATAAGATGTCATGCCAAGACTGGAATAAAATGACAGTGTACAGTACTTTGCAgccttattatttatattacctTCAGTGCAGTATTTTtacaaaagtggaaaaaaaaaacttgcaaattGCCCATTGCCTTGGAAATTTATTTGCATTGAAATTTATTTGCATTGAAATTTATCTGCTTCTTTCGCTAACACACCACAAAGCAAATAGACCATTTTCAGGATGTCCGTTGTTCAAATACTGAAAATGCTTTTGTAAATCCAGTAACAAAAATAAACCAACAACCTACAGGAGTCTTGagccagtatactaatcaccggtccgatcatctgtcattatctgcacctgtttctcactggtttatgccttcagttagatttttttaagcttaaatgtttcataggtcactgtgtgactTAACATAGGGAAAACATTCCTCCcaaaaactgctcaggtacagggactggactgaaaatgagatccaaaaacttgccaaaaatgaaaagcaaaaaacaagcCCTTCATGAACgatggagaactattcctcaaaactacattaaaatacaaagtctggctcttttgaagcaaaatatgaagaaatgaggggtgggtcaagacttttacacatTATTGTAGCTTTAAAGGGCACCCATTAtgcaaaataaactttttaatactttttggaCATTTACACGCATGTCTGTGAGGGTGTATAGAAAGCCAAATGATGTCTTTCATTTTTCCATAAATGTGGCTGAACATGCTGTTCCAATTTCCTGCCTGGTATGGTGTCACTGCAGGCAGGAAGACAATTTGCATAGCTAATGTGCACAGTTTTCTAGAAAGTCCAGATTCTGTTTGgctagaaaaataaaacttcgGGCCTCTGAGTGCCACAGcagtaaagtgctcgccctatcgtCTGGAGATCACAAGTTCAAATCCCAGGGAAGCTcagaaagagctgattggccgagctctctcgggAGTAGGCACTCCCATCAATCGTGGCTTTAGCCAACCATGGGTGTCTCCAAGCTAATAAAAATTTTGGATATCtcttaattatgttcatttgttaaaaagaaatataaaagggcccatacatacaacataaatgtaaatttaaaagtaaaatgaaatgcaGATATAAGAGAAGTCTATTGAGGTAAATGGgttttaaatactgtagcaCAGTGTTTAACTGATGATAAACTGGTGGCTATAAGCTTTCCTTCCTTGTAGCTACTCAAACTGGgccaggggggaaaaaaaaaaacaataaaaaaaaaaaaaaaacacgtcctGGCTGATGGACTACATCTGGGATGATGAAAAGCtgagtacattttattttagagccGAGCCAAACCAAACAACAAATGTGCTACTCCTTTTAAAGTGGGACTCGTTTAAAGAGATCAGTGCACTGATCTCTCACTTACGCCACGCATGGATTCAGAAGGTTTCATAACATTTCTTTATGGAAACGTTGTGTATTTATACCAATGTAAGGGCAGACGAGTGAGGACACGCAGCAGCAGGCcaagaataaaacacacacactccaaaagAGCAGAGCTGTCTATACGTGGTAAACTGACACCGCATCCACAAGTTATGAGCTGTGTTTTGTCCATCCTGATAATCTCCATGGATACAAACTGGATGAATGCCCTTCACCGGATAAGGGACACGTCCAGACCTAAGGAGACACCTGTAATGAACTTAACGTGGAATACATGTTGAATAACGTGTTTGAATTCAGACACAGTCCTTATGGACGATGGTGCAATTTGGGACACTTCTATTAAGGGCATTTATGATTTTGTTCAGACTATGTAGTAAGCTGGGTGAAGATTTAGTACACTTCCATTAAAGGCATTTGTAATTGCATTTATGCAGCCTATGTAGTTACGTAGGTGAGAGATTTGTGACAATCCCCTTAATGGAAGTGTCACAAATCTCTCACCTACGTAACTACATAGGTGAGAGATTTGTGACACTTCCATTAAGGGGATTGTCACAAATCTCTCACCTACGTAACTGAGAGATTTGTGAGAGATTTGTGACACTTCCATTAAGGGGATTGTCACAAATCTCTCACCTATGTAGTTACGTAGGTACAAGATTTGTGACACTTCCATTAAGGGGATTTATGGTGGTGTTTATGTGTTCATGTAGCCTAAGCTGTGAATAGGAGGTGTGGGTCAAGTCCACAGCAGTAATGTCTAACCACACTTAGATATTTAGGAGGCCTATACAGTAAACAGACTGAGTGAGTGTGATTTGGGGCACATCCACAGTCAATATCATAGTAAGACACAAGGTCTTTATGTGGTGTCTATCATAATCTAGCGCATAATCTAGTGCATCAGTTGAGacacattataaacaataaAGGGAATTGGGACACCTCAGCGCAGGACTTCCTTCCAATGTATTGTGTAATTTGGGACAGGGCCACCGTCTTACTGCCTTAATCACTGTCTTACTGTGGGCTATTTAGCGAATAATGGTTGATTTGGGACACATCCATGATCAACGTTGTATGAAGTGAACAGCGTGTGTGATTTTGGACACGTCCCCTATGCATTACAGTTATGGTACATAATGTACATTTATCATggggattatagagagaaagagagagaattggGTCACATCCAAAAAGGCCTTTATgtggtgtgtatgtgacaaataaaatttgaatttgaatttgtctgTAGTAAACAAGGTGTGTGATTTGAAACACACCCATAGTTGATGAGACCTTTGTTTGGCGAGTAAAACATGTGTTTATAAGCTCTATATTGTGAACAGCAGATAGTGTGTGCGCTTTGGGGAGGAAACGTCCACAATAACATAAGATCATAGCGAAGCAGCCATGATGGTATTTTTACCCTCcccccccacccaaaaaaaaatctacaaggATACACACCTGCATGAACACTTTTCcaatgatgacatcatcgtcaTCCTTGAAGACCGTGCTGAACACGACGGTGACACGGTCCTTCTTTGACTCCACGTACCTGAAACCAGAGACGACAAAGTCATGCCGAGGAGAAGCAGATAAGATTCTGCTTCGTCTGAGGAAATTCTATTAACTACAAATGACAAAATTAAATTGTCCGATCTGATATCCACGACATGCTGGTGACTCTTGACGTTATACTCTCTTTTGACGTTGGATCACCTACATGGACTCGTCATCTCTGTAATGGACGACGGCTCTCTGCTCGCCCTCGCGACCTTCCTCCTGGAACTTGAAGTACTTTTCGAACACGGATGCAAAGCAGTTTCTCTTCAGCATGCCCGCCTGATGGACAATCTCCTCCTTTTTGGCTGGCAGATTATCCAGGTCAAAGAGCAATGACACGTTGTAGCctgtgagaaaaaagaaaaaaaaaaacattttttacatagaTTCCCTAAAAACCTCAATAGCATTTCCaacaaaaactttaataaaataaaatagtttaaatagtTTAGTTTGTTCACACACAGCCAGTTCAGAAAAAGAGTAGCGAATttatatgaaattttttttaaaaaattaaggatGGATCCCTACACCTGTTGAAATTTCAAGTCTGAGTTACTGTACGGATTGAGTACGTTTAAAGGATCTTACCATCTTCTGCTGGCACCAGGAAGTTTCCATACACCCTCTTGAGCAGCTGAAACCAAACACAGCGGTATTACGTTAAATACATCTCACAAACTTTTAAATCATAACATTTATCATAACTAAACAGAGCTCTGTACTGATAATCCTCTGATACGCATCTCATCCGTCAAAGAGTTGAGCTAAAGTCGTCTTTATCTTAAGTTAAATCTTTATTTGTCATATTACTGCTTAATAAAATTCCTTTCTTTGCTTATACTCGCTTAGGAAGGTAATGTCAGAACCCAGGGTCAATGATGATACAGTGTCGCTGAAGCAAAAAAAGGGTTAAGTGCCTTGCTCAAGTGGGAGATTGGTGGACCTGGGGTTTGAACCGCTGACCTTCCTAAACCTGCTAATCGACCTTATTTTCTTGTTGCAGGCACAGTTGCAAAATGTAAAGAGTAAGCCTTGTTTGCAATTATAGAAAAGTGTtcctaaaatgtatataatgacTCAAGGAACAGAACAAAACTCACAGGGCTGCTCCGTATACAGTTATAGTGCTGACAAAAAGTAGAGATGCACGATCAATCGGGCTGTAGGTGCATCTGTGCTTTTGTCTCGCCCCCTAAAAACTATTGTCTTATGCAATAGCCCTCACATGACTTGTCCCTGTCGAATTTTCATTTTGATCATTGgattttatttgcacaaaaaagtTGAGTAATCTGGTGAAAGTCCAGTACACTTCTGCAGTTTAGAATCTTTTCGAAggttgtgttttattatatacatataactgaattttttattaaaattcccaaaataacattaaaagtgTCTGTGTGTACTGTCAATTACAGTTGATCAGAATCGGAAATCTGTCAGAGGCaaaatgtgcatgcttttgaatTCCCTGTAATAGATTGGCACCGTGGTCATATCACAATCATACAAAgtgtgaataaatacaattgtcACCACTGGCATCCATGGTTCCGCACTTTACAGCCtggcacagtaaaacatttgttcccatttaattaattttgtcttcacagtttaatttaacatgaaaaaatgAGGAAGgctaaagacttttgcacaatactctATATTTTCTAAAAAAGGCAGTACCTTGTCGTGACCTATTTTGTGATAATCTGTAGTGTCGTGCATCTCTAAATCAATTtcatgttaagaaaaaaaaagaaaagaaaaagatttttaaaaaatgtaattatgtttttccatattccaaaatataaaaaacttccTGGTAAAGGTTTCATACAGAATTTTTCCATAAACAAACTACAGTTTTTCTTCCAAAGAAAACAATTcagaaaagcatttttgttCACATAAAATCTGGACTATGTCTAATGTTATAAAAGTATATAACCAccatttttttcagaaaataatTTTACTATCTTATCAACAGATCAACAAATCAAATCTGTTCATGATTTCTTGTGATcatgaataaacatttttttaagagCCAAGACTTTCTGCACAAGCTTTGTGTAACTTTGCTCCAGTTTTCTTCGAATTTGCATTCAGTTCGCACGCACCATGTCTGCCACCCTTTTGTCATGAACCGCGCAGAAGTTTGAATACTGGTTTGCATGGTCTGGGAACAGCCACCACATCCTTCGTGATAAGGAAATTCTCCTGGCGctatcattttaattcaaacgCAGAACAAATTGTCAGATGATCACTTGGGTCTAATTTCCTTTGACCGTGTGTCCTCGGAGTGAGCGAGTAAAAAAGTTTTAGAGCTTTTCTAAAATGTGTGACTTCCTCTATCAGAGGTGAGTCAGACGCACTTCCTGTTACAAAACACAGCGCGGTGTCCTGAATGTCATCATCCTTTGGTTGAGCTTTAACCGGGCCGTTAAAATTCAAAAACACAGCTGCTTTAACATGTGACTCTACTCCAAAACAATTGGTTTACAATCGTTTACAAGAATTGAGTCTCGTTTATAATTGAGGCAGAAGGCAGGACTTGGTTTTTACATGTTAATTATTGAaacttatatttatatgtagATTTTATGTACCTTGATGTAAAACTAAGTGATTTATAAGGAATAATGATgatcattaaaataatgaacaacTGCAAAACTGTTAGCctgcttctttgtgaagaaaatAAATCCTGCCTCAAGCGTCATGATTGATTACAAAAATTCTGTCTCATCTAAGATTGGTTAGAAATCTTGGGCACTTAACCTTAGGCAGGACCTAAATCAtgattgttgatttttttttcaatatctgttaatattgtaataatagttggtaaaacataatgaaaaaaacatataatataaataataatacaaaattataGCAAAACAGTGAGCCAGCTTCTGCTCGACTGGTTACAGGAATTCAGTCTCATCTAAGATGAGGGTTCAGAAACCTTAAGCATAAAGGCGGGACTTAAATTGTTGAGTTAAATTTatatctttaaatatatatggaaGTAAAGACGACCCACGTGAAGTCGCAGTTCAGAGTTCGCGGCCTCAGTCGTTCGCAGATTTTTCCTTagaactacatttacatttagtcatttggcagacgctcttatccagagcgacttacatttttatctcattacacatctgagcagtt
The DNA window shown above is from Clarias gariepinus isolate MV-2021 ecotype Netherlands chromosome 5, CGAR_prim_01v2, whole genome shotgun sequence and carries:
- the arpc2 gene encoding actin-related protein 2/3 complex subunit 2, whose product is MILLEINNRIIEETLSLKFDSAANGNKPEAVEVTFADFDGVLYHISNPNGDKTKVMISISLKFYKELQEHGADELLKRVYGNFLVPAEDGYNVSLLFDLDNLPAKKEEIVHQAGMLKRNCFASVFEKYFKFQEEGREGEQRAVVHYRDDESMYVESKKDRVTVVFSTVFKDDDDVIIGKVFMQEFKEGRRASHTAPQVLFNHREPPLELKDTDAAVGDNIGYITFVLFPRHTNANARDNTINLIHTFRDYLHYHIKCSKAYIHTRMRAKTSDFLKVLNRARPDAEKKEMKTISGKTFSR